The following proteins are co-located in the Acidimicrobiales bacterium genome:
- the rnc gene encoding ribonuclease III — MNEDELLGLSERIGYTFADTSLIERAMSHRSWCAEHGGVASNERLEFLGDSVLGLVVTDHIYHRYPEHSEGSLAKVRAAVVNTHVLADVATSISIGPALLLGKGEDQSGGREKTSILADALEAVIGAVYLDGGIAPARELVLDLLSDRIEHHAAGPGGHDHKTLLQEVAARRFETLPVYDVEGDGPDHQRSFDAVVTIDGVEHGRGTGKTKKQAEQAAARSAWAALNEQTELEEVRER; from the coding sequence CTGAACGAGGACGAGCTCCTGGGACTCTCCGAGAGGATCGGCTATACGTTCGCCGATACCTCGCTGATCGAACGCGCCATGTCTCACAGGTCGTGGTGTGCTGAGCACGGCGGAGTTGCGTCCAACGAGCGCCTCGAGTTCTTGGGCGACAGTGTGCTGGGATTGGTCGTCACCGATCACATCTATCACCGTTACCCCGAGCACTCGGAGGGCTCGTTGGCCAAGGTGCGCGCCGCGGTGGTCAACACCCACGTGTTGGCCGACGTTGCCACGTCGATATCGATCGGGCCTGCCCTGCTGCTAGGCAAGGGCGAAGATCAAAGCGGGGGCCGGGAAAAGACGTCGATCTTGGCAGACGCTCTCGAAGCCGTCATCGGTGCTGTCTACCTCGACGGGGGTATTGCGCCGGCCCGCGAGTTGGTGCTCGACTTGCTGAGCGACCGCATCGAGCACCATGCTGCGGGCCCCGGCGGCCACGACCACAAGACGCTCCTGCAAGAAGTGGCGGCCAGGCGTTTCGAGACCCTCCCGGTCTATGACGTCGAGGGTGATGGCCCAGATCATCAACGCAGTTTCGACGCCGTGGTCACCATCGACGGTGTCGAGCACGGCCGGGGCACAGGCAAGACCAAGAAGCAGGCCGAACAGGCGGCGGCGCGCAGCGCATGGGCCGCCTTGAACGAACAAACCGAACTCGAAGAAGTCAGGGAGCGATGA
- a CDS encoding acyl carrier protein: protein MPAETHVEQPPMDRQQIFELIRDQLSDILEIDPSQVTESASFADDLEADSLALIELVEALEEEVGERTVGFRIEDEDLEELKTVRDAVDYVAAKLGSTS from the coding sequence GTGCCGGCTGAGACGCACGTCGAACAACCGCCAATGGATCGCCAGCAGATCTTCGAGCTGATCCGCGACCAGCTTTCCGACATCCTCGAGATCGATCCGTCACAGGTCACAGAGTCGGCGTCGTTCGCCGACGATCTCGAAGCCGACTCGCTCGCCCTGATCGAGCTGGTCGAGGCCCTCGAGGAAGAGGTCGGCGAGCGCACGGTCGGTTTCCGTATCGAGGACGAAGATCTCGAAGAGCTGAAGACGGTCAGAGACGCCGTCGACTACGTCGCCGCGAAGCTCGGGTCGACGAGCTGA
- the plsX gene encoding phosphate acyltransferase PlsX, with translation MNTRLTIALDAMGGDNAPGQIVAGGEQAARELGVEVVLVGRPEAIGDTELEVVAASEVIDMADDPARSVRVMKDSSLVRGAELVRDGAAAAFVSAGNTGAMVAASLLKMGRIKGVARPAVATAIPVPGSTPTVLLDSGAIADCQAQWLVQFAQMGSAFATRRFGYENPRVGLLSIGEEKSKGNELVKETHGLLAQLDGINFIGNVEGRDVMSDIVDVVVTDGFTGNVVLKTLEGGLKSMVSAVFGALTGPDAGDEAAAAIGLLAPLATELNPDTYGGAMLLGVDGVSIIGHGSSGATAIYNAIAVARDMAAADLVSAMRASIGR, from the coding sequence ATGAACACTCGCCTGACCATCGCTCTCGACGCAATGGGTGGCGACAACGCCCCCGGCCAGATCGTGGCCGGCGGCGAGCAAGCCGCCCGCGAACTCGGTGTCGAGGTGGTCCTCGTCGGCCGCCCCGAAGCCATTGGCGACACCGAACTCGAGGTCGTGGCGGCTTCCGAGGTCATCGACATGGCCGACGATCCGGCGCGCAGCGTCAGGGTCATGAAAGACTCGTCGCTGGTTCGTGGCGCCGAGCTCGTGCGAGATGGCGCTGCGGCAGCCTTTGTCAGTGCGGGCAACACCGGCGCCATGGTGGCCGCCTCGCTGCTGAAGATGGGCCGCATCAAGGGTGTGGCACGGCCCGCGGTCGCCACAGCCATTCCCGTGCCGGGGTCAACGCCCACGGTCTTGCTCGACTCTGGCGCCATCGCCGACTGCCAGGCGCAGTGGCTGGTGCAGTTCGCACAGATGGGCTCGGCCTTTGCCACCCGCCGCTTCGGATACGAGAACCCGCGAGTGGGGCTGCTGTCCATTGGCGAGGAAAAGTCCAAGGGCAACGAGTTGGTCAAAGAAACCCACGGCCTTCTCGCCCAGCTCGACGGCATCAACTTCATCGGCAATGTCGAGGGCCGCGACGTCATGTCCGACATCGTCGACGTGGTGGTAACCGATGGATTCACCGGGAACGTCGTTCTGAAGACCCTCGAGGGTGGTCTCAAGTCGATGGTCTCGGCCGTGTTCGGTGCCCTGACGGGTCCCGATGCCGGCGATGAGGCGGCGGCGGCGATCGGTTTGTTGGCACCACTGGCCACCGAGCTCAACCCAGACACCTACGGCGGAGCGATGCTGCTGGGCGTCGACGGTGTCAGCATCATCGGTCACGGGTCCAGCGGCGCCACCGCCATCTACAACGCCATCGCAGTTGCCCGCGACATGGCCGCCGCCGACTTGGTGTCGGCGATGCGGGCCTCGATCGGGCGCTGA
- the rpmF gene encoding 50S ribosomal protein L32, with protein MAVPKKKTSKSKTRSRRASAWKLSAPARSVCPRCDATKLPHVVCPNCGWYKGRQAVEVD; from the coding sequence ATGGCTGTCCCCAAGAAGAAAACCTCCAAGTCAAAGACGCGCAGCCGCCGCGCCTCGGCGTGGAAGCTCAGTGCTCCCGCCCGCAGCGTGTGCCCCCGTTGTGACGCCACCAAGTTGCCGCACGTCGTGTGCCCCAACTGTGGTTGGTACAAGGGACGCCAGGCCGTCGAAGTCGACTGA
- a CDS encoding YceD family protein, which translates to MPLHDLRKRPRNRRPVLLEVLLDGLAVADSRVDPSSPVVVDVEIESAAEGVTVAGAVEARWLGSCNLCLDEVSGELSAHVNELYADSPLDEETYKLDAETLDLGPLVNDAVLLELPVVVRCPFGGIGHCDRVPEELARAAADAAQDDDSADERPLADPRWAALNALEFDEG; encoded by the coding sequence GTGCCGCTGCACGATCTGCGAAAGCGGCCGCGCAACCGCCGACCCGTGCTGCTCGAGGTCTTGCTCGACGGGCTGGCCGTGGCCGACAGCCGGGTCGATCCGAGCTCGCCCGTGGTCGTCGACGTCGAGATCGAATCCGCGGCCGAGGGCGTCACCGTCGCCGGCGCGGTAGAGGCTCGATGGCTGGGGTCGTGCAACCTCTGCCTCGACGAGGTTTCGGGCGAACTGTCGGCTCACGTCAACGAGTTGTATGCCGACAGCCCACTCGACGAGGAGACATACAAACTCGACGCCGAGACACTCGACCTCGGCCCACTGGTAAACGATGCGGTTCTGCTCGAACTGCCGGTGGTGGTGCGCTGCCCCTTTGGGGGGATCGGGCACTGCGATCGGGTTCCCGAGGAGCTGGCGCGCGCCGCTGCCGACGCGGCCCAAGACGATGATTCTGCCGATGAGCGCCCTCTGGCCGACCCGCGCTGGGCGGCATTGAACGCACTCGAGTTCGACGAGGGGTAG
- the coaD gene encoding pantetheine-phosphate adenylyltransferase produces MAKAFYPGTFDPFHLGHLEIVEAASRAFDRVVVAAMRNPSKATPFFTDDERMDLIARSTSHLDNVDVTAMEGLVIDAAAAVGADIIVKGVRGVTDFDTEMQMAQMNRHASGILTTFLPATAANGFIASRYIREISKMGGDVTDLVPEPVAEALRERFLR; encoded by the coding sequence ATGGCCAAGGCGTTCTATCCAGGTACCTTCGACCCGTTCCACCTCGGACACCTAGAGATCGTCGAGGCCGCGTCGCGCGCCTTCGACCGGGTTGTCGTGGCCGCCATGCGCAATCCTTCCAAAGCAACCCCGTTCTTCACCGACGACGAACGTATGGACCTGATCGCACGCTCGACCAGTCACCTAGACAACGTCGACGTCACCGCGATGGAGGGGTTGGTCATAGATGCGGCGGCCGCCGTCGGCGCCGACATCATCGTCAAGGGTGTTCGTGGTGTCACCGACTTCGACACCGAAATGCAGATGGCGCAGATGAATCGCCATGCATCTGGAATCCTCACGACCTTCCTGCCGGCCACGGCAGCCAACGGCTTCATCGCGTCGCGATACATCAGGGAGATATCGAAGATGGGCGGCGACGTCACCGATCTGGTTCCAGAACCTGTCGCGGAGGCCCTTCGGGAGAGGTTCCTGAGATGA
- the rsmD gene encoding 16S rRNA (guanine(966)-N(2))-methyltransferase RsmD: protein MRVVAGTHRGRRLEAPDGLEARPTSGRAREATFNRLESLDLIDGSVVLDLFAGSGALGIEALSRGAAQVVFVDSSPRCVDAVRQNLSALGLTNQARVERSDAMRFLTDSTATFDLALLDPPYEFDGWDELLTRLPSEYAVVESDRAIAVPDGWVELKSSRYGRATIAVLEREER, encoded by the coding sequence ATGCGCGTAGTGGCCGGGACACATCGAGGGCGGCGTCTGGAGGCTCCAGACGGGCTGGAGGCGAGGCCCACCTCGGGTCGGGCCCGTGAGGCCACGTTCAACCGTCTCGAGAGCCTCGACCTCATCGACGGTTCAGTTGTTCTGGACCTGTTCGCCGGCTCGGGGGCCCTTGGCATCGAGGCCTTGTCCAGAGGTGCTGCGCAGGTCGTGTTCGTCGACTCGTCACCGCGGTGTGTCGACGCCGTCAGGCAGAACCTGTCGGCGCTCGGGCTCACCAACCAGGCTCGCGTCGAGCGCAGCGACGCCATGCGCTTCCTGACAGACTCGACGGCGACCTTCGACCTGGCCCTGCTGGACCCGCCATATGAGTTCGACGGTTGGGACGAGCTGTTGACCCGCCTGCCGAGCGAGTACGCGGTCGTCGAGTCCGATCGGGCCATCGCAGTGCCAGATGGCTGGGTCGAGCTGAAATCGTCCAGGTACGGCAGAGCCACGATCGCTGTGCTGGAACGCGAAGAAAGGTAG
- the recG gene encoding ATP-dependent DNA helicase RecG, whose product MNQSLSLAELDSIPVSRLRGVGPKTQAALAVLEVESVADLLTYYPRRYVDRTNQARLAELVVGEEALVLATVERVESRRMRNRRTMVTVRVTDGTGYMTVTFFNQPWRARQLTEGTTAAFFGKVDLYKGRRQMTSPVVDLVGDRTGRIVPIYPQSEKAGLMTWEIAGLVTEALRRCEQRGIEDPIPAPARQRFGLVDRHVAFASIHAPGAMSDVQRARTRLVFDELFRVQLILLERKRELDIHTRGVAHTVDGALVDRFVESVPFDLTGAQKRTIGEIATDLARPTPMHRLLQGDVGAGKTLVAVHALLVAVQGGHQGALMAPTEVLAEQHALGVSALVEGMIVNDAATLMGERPLRVELLTNKVKTADRRRIVADLASGAVDIVIGTHALIQDGIQFSSLGVVVVDEQHRFGVEQRAKLRDTGRSDGLTPDVLVMTATPIPRTAAMTVYGDLDVSVLDELPPGRTPIVTQKVEGDLAIESMWRLVLDEIAAGRQAYVVCPLIEESDKLDAASAESTYERLTSGVLGDVAVGLLHGRMSPTDKEAVMAAFRAGQLDVLVATTVIEVGVDVPNATVMVIESADRFGIAQLHQLRGRVGRGAHRSHCFLVVDQAATEAEEENQRATARLDALVKSTDGFELAEIDLDLRGEGTIFSERQSGRNDLKLASLRRDREWVGKAREVAAEMVADRCVEDDPAAQREFRWFVDGRDDTDFVLKN is encoded by the coding sequence TTGAACCAGTCGCTCAGCCTCGCCGAGCTCGACTCGATTCCCGTCAGCCGCCTGCGCGGTGTGGGCCCCAAGACCCAGGCCGCCCTGGCTGTGCTGGAGGTCGAGTCGGTGGCCGATCTGCTGACTTACTACCCACGCCGCTACGTCGATCGCACCAACCAGGCTCGATTGGCCGAGTTGGTGGTGGGCGAGGAGGCGCTGGTGCTCGCAACGGTCGAGCGGGTCGAATCGCGGCGCATGCGCAACCGGCGCACGATGGTCACCGTCAGGGTCACCGACGGCACCGGCTACATGACCGTGACGTTCTTCAATCAACCATGGCGGGCCCGCCAGCTCACCGAGGGCACCACTGCCGCATTCTTCGGCAAGGTCGACCTGTACAAGGGGCGCCGCCAGATGACCAGCCCGGTGGTAGACCTCGTGGGCGACCGCACCGGGCGCATCGTTCCGATCTACCCGCAGTCCGAGAAGGCTGGGCTGATGACCTGGGAGATCGCCGGGCTGGTGACCGAGGCGCTACGCCGATGCGAGCAGCGCGGCATAGAAGACCCGATACCTGCACCCGCGCGGCAGCGGTTCGGCCTGGTCGACAGGCATGTGGCGTTCGCCTCGATCCACGCTCCGGGAGCCATGTCGGACGTGCAGCGGGCGCGTACCAGGCTGGTGTTCGACGAACTGTTCCGCGTTCAGCTGATACTGCTCGAACGCAAGCGCGAGCTCGACATCCACACTCGCGGGGTGGCCCACACCGTCGACGGCGCTCTGGTCGATCGTTTCGTCGAGTCGGTGCCCTTCGACCTCACGGGGGCCCAGAAGCGCACTATCGGTGAGATAGCCACCGATCTAGCGAGGCCGACTCCGATGCACAGGCTGCTGCAGGGCGATGTGGGCGCAGGCAAGACCCTGGTGGCAGTACATGCGCTGTTGGTCGCTGTTCAGGGCGGGCACCAGGGTGCGCTCATGGCACCCACCGAGGTCTTGGCCGAGCAGCACGCACTGGGCGTCTCGGCCCTGGTCGAGGGAATGATCGTCAACGATGCTGCGACGCTGATGGGCGAGCGGCCCTTGCGGGTCGAGCTGTTGACCAACAAGGTCAAGACCGCCGATCGTCGTCGGATCGTCGCCGATCTGGCTTCGGGCGCCGTCGACATCGTCATCGGCACCCACGCTCTGATCCAGGACGGAATCCAGTTCTCGTCCCTGGGCGTCGTGGTGGTCGACGAGCAGCACCGGTTTGGCGTCGAACAGCGCGCAAAGCTGCGCGACACGGGCCGCAGCGACGGCCTGACCCCCGACGTGTTGGTCATGACCGCGACCCCCATTCCTCGAACCGCTGCCATGACCGTTTACGGCGACCTCGATGTGTCGGTGCTAGACGAACTGCCCCCGGGGCGCACGCCGATCGTCACCCAAAAGGTCGAGGGAGATCTCGCCATCGAGTCGATGTGGAGACTGGTGCTCGACGAGATCGCTGCCGGACGCCAGGCCTACGTGGTGTGTCCGCTTATCGAGGAGTCAGACAAGCTCGATGCGGCGTCGGCCGAATCGACATACGAGCGCCTGACGTCGGGTGTCTTGGGTGACGTGGCGGTCGGTTTGTTGCACGGACGGATGTCACCGACCGACAAGGAGGCGGTGATGGCCGCCTTCCGGGCGGGTCAGCTCGATGTGCTGGTCGCCACCACGGTGATCGAGGTGGGAGTCGACGTACCCAACGCCACGGTGATGGTCATCGAATCGGCCGACCGGTTCGGCATAGCCCAGCTTCACCAGCTTCGGGGTCGAGTGGGCCGCGGCGCCCACCGGTCGCATTGTTTCCTGGTCGTCGATCAAGCGGCGACCGAAGCCGAGGAAGAGAACCAGAGGGCAACCGCTCGCCTGGATGCCCTGGTGAAGAGCACCGACGGCTTCGAGCTGGCCGAGATCGACCTTGACCTGCGAGGCGAGGGAACCATATTCAGCGAACGACAATCGGGGCGAAACGACCTGAAGCTGGCGTCGTTGCGCCGCGATCGCGAGTGGGTCGGCAAGGCCAGGGAGGTGGCCGCAGAGATGGTCGCCGATCGTTGCGTCGAGGACGACCCTGCGGCCCAGCGCGAGTTTCGCTGGTTCGTCGATGGCCGCGACGACACCGATTTCGTGCTGAAGAACTAG
- a CDS encoding DAK2 domain-containing protein: protein MAVLTAFGVEEVRGLISTFRDALANHREAINRLNVYPVPDGDTGTNMTLTLESVLAEIDGAGADMEATCAAISHGSLMGARGNSGVILSQVLRGIASTFASGVEIGGRSFANALDVASKAAYQAVMKPVEGTILTVVREAAEAATAAVEQGKDQLVDVLDAARARAVDALSRTPEMLPVLKEAGVVDAGGAGFILLLDAALNIADGRPLPDPPEGDVAADLVAGFERPDEHDGDVSDLRYEVMFFLEAEDDTIAGFKDVWVGVGDSIVVVGGDGIWNCHIHTNDIGAAIEAAVDVGRPRQIRVTDLAEEVAEERWVREAAAQSAAVPLPQRDPVGCAVVAVSPSDGIGRIFHSLGVQELVTGGQTMNPSTADLLAAVEAAPSDMIVVLPNNKNIIPVARQVNDHTAKTVVVVPTTSVAEGFACLLAYDPDTDAHSNASGMADIASGVVVGEITQAVRDTNSDAGPVKVGDWIGLDRSGIRVVRGEMVEAAIRLLDRLVTDDHEIVSVIEGADAGAADTRAITEWLSEHRPAVEVEVHKGEQPFYPYYFGVE, encoded by the coding sequence ATGGCCGTGCTGACAGCGTTCGGTGTCGAAGAGGTTCGGGGTCTCATCTCGACCTTTCGCGACGCCCTTGCGAACCACCGCGAAGCGATCAACCGATTGAACGTGTACCCCGTTCCGGACGGCGATACGGGCACCAACATGACTCTGACCCTCGAGTCGGTGTTGGCCGAGATCGACGGTGCGGGCGCCGACATGGAGGCCACGTGCGCCGCAATCTCGCACGGCTCGCTCATGGGTGCGCGCGGCAACTCCGGTGTGATCCTGTCGCAGGTCCTGAGGGGTATCGCATCGACGTTCGCCTCGGGTGTCGAGATCGGCGGCCGCAGTTTCGCGAACGCGCTCGATGTTGCCAGCAAGGCCGCTTATCAGGCGGTCATGAAGCCGGTCGAGGGCACCATCTTGACCGTGGTGCGCGAAGCGGCCGAGGCTGCGACGGCTGCAGTAGAACAGGGCAAGGACCAGCTGGTCGATGTTTTGGACGCGGCACGGGCCAGGGCCGTCGATGCCTTGTCGAGGACCCCAGAGATGCTCCCGGTGCTGAAGGAGGCCGGGGTCGTCGACGCTGGTGGCGCCGGGTTCATCTTGCTGCTGGATGCCGCCCTGAACATCGCCGACGGGCGTCCGCTGCCCGACCCGCCCGAGGGTGACGTCGCTGCGGACCTGGTCGCTGGTTTCGAACGTCCCGACGAGCACGACGGCGACGTCTCTGACCTTCGCTATGAGGTGATGTTCTTCCTGGAGGCCGAAGACGACACCATCGCGGGCTTCAAAGACGTATGGGTGGGAGTCGGTGACTCGATCGTGGTCGTAGGCGGCGACGGCATCTGGAACTGCCACATCCACACCAACGACATCGGCGCGGCGATAGAGGCCGCTGTCGACGTCGGACGCCCCCGCCAGATCCGCGTCACCGATCTGGCCGAGGAGGTTGCCGAAGAACGCTGGGTGCGCGAGGCCGCCGCCCAGTCGGCGGCGGTGCCCCTGCCACAACGCGACCCGGTCGGGTGTGCGGTGGTGGCGGTGAGCCCTTCGGACGGCATCGGCCGGATCTTCCACTCTCTTGGCGTCCAGGAGCTGGTCACAGGCGGCCAGACCATGAACCCCTCCACCGCCGACCTGCTGGCAGCGGTCGAGGCCGCCCCGTCCGACATGATCGTCGTCTTGCCGAACAACAAGAACATCATCCCCGTCGCCAGGCAGGTGAACGACCACACCGCCAAGACGGTCGTTGTGGTTCCCACTACGTCGGTTGCCGAGGGGTTCGCCTGCCTGCTGGCCTACGACCCAGATACGGACGCCCATTCGAACGCCAGCGGCATGGCCGATATCGCTTCTGGTGTGGTGGTCGGCGAAATCACCCAGGCGGTCCGCGACACCAACAGCGACGCGGGCCCCGTCAAGGTGGGCGACTGGATAGGCCTTGATCGCTCGGGCATACGCGTTGTGCGTGGCGAGATGGTCGAGGCTGCCATCCGCCTGCTAGATCGTCTGGTCACCGACGATCACGAGATCGTGTCGGTCATCGAAGGTGCCGACGCAGGGGCCGCCGATACCAGGGCCATCACCGAGTGGTTGTCAGAGCATCGACCTGCAGTCGAGGTCGAGGTGCACAAGGGCGAGCAGCCGTTCTATCCGTACTACTTCGGCGTCGAGTGA
- a CDS encoding VOC family protein, whose protein sequence is MAKPIQISIDAASPTRLGKFWCQVLGYVEQPPPPGFETWDDALDAFGIDRSDPDRAYSIVDPDGVGPRLFLQKVPEGKTSKNRFHLDVHVGAEELESTAQLLVEMGAEVVQSFDEPEGRWISMKDPEGNEFCLEG, encoded by the coding sequence ATGGCCAAACCAATCCAGATCTCGATCGACGCCGCCAGCCCCACCCGGCTGGGCAAGTTCTGGTGTCAGGTTCTTGGATACGTCGAACAGCCCCCACCGCCAGGATTCGAGACCTGGGACGACGCGCTCGACGCGTTCGGTATCGACCGATCAGATCCCGACAGGGCCTATTCGATAGTCGACCCCGACGGTGTCGGACCCCGCCTGTTCCTGCAGAAGGTCCCCGAGGGCAAGACGTCGAAGAACCGCTTTCACCTAGACGTTCATGTTGGCGCCGAAGAACTCGAATCGACCGCCCAGCTGTTGGTCGAGATGGGCGCCGAGGTGGTTCAGTCGTTCGACGAACCCGAGGGCAGGTGGATCTCGATGAAAGACCCCGAAGGCAACGAGTTCTGTCTGGAAGGTTGA